In one Mastacembelus armatus chromosome 19, fMasArm1.2, whole genome shotgun sequence genomic region, the following are encoded:
- the stx4 gene encoding syntaxin-4 isoform X1, with translation MRDRTKELGNLQNAETSDEDEEGTALMTKPGSSSAKEEKDNEAFFKRVKEIHEGLHSLKKMVSDLENKQKTVLGVPLPEESMKKELQTIREDIKKVATDIQKKLKSIEPKKGEDDGKYIPVNVRMQRTQHGVLSKEFVELMGYCNTIQAQYRDRNVERIQRQLKITGTNVSDEELDTMLESGQTDVFTQNILTDAKATRQALNEIESRHDEILKLERSIRDLHDMFQYLAMEVEAQGEMVNQIENNIKQSCNYVEKAKDNTEKAVTYQQQARKKKIWIAICLAILILILVISLATAFGT, from the exons ATGCGGGACCGGACGAAAGAATTAGGAAAT CTGCAGAATGCTGAGACCtcagatgaggatgaggagggcaCAGCTCTCATGACCAAACCTGGATCCTCTTCAGCCAAAGAGGAGAAGGATAATGAAGCTTTCTTTAAAAgg GTGAAAGAAATTCACGAGGGCCTGCACAGTCTGAAGAAGATGGTGTCTGACCTggagaacaaacagaaaactgtgcTCGGTGTGCCGCTGCCAGAGGAGA GTATGAAGAAAGAGCTGCAGACAATTCGAGAGGATATTAAAAAGGTGGCGACTGATATccagaaaaagctgaaaa GTATTGAACCTAAGAAGGGAGAGGACGATGGAAAATACATCCCTGTGAATGTTCGGATGCAGCGCACACAG CACGGCGTCTTGTCCAAGGAGTTTGTGGAGCTGATGGGTTACTGTAACACCATCCAGGCCCAGTACAGAGACCGCAACGTGGAGCGGATACAGAGGCAACTTAAGATCA CTGGGACCAACGTGTCAGATGAGGAGCTCGACACTATGCTCGAAAGTGGCcagacagatgttttcactCAGAAT ATCCTGACTGATGCTAAAGCTACAAGACAGGCACTGAATGAGATCGAGTCCCGACACGACGAGATCCTGAAGCTGGAGAGGAGCATCAGAGACCTGCATGACATGTTCCAGTACCTCGCCATGGAGGTGGAGGCTCAG GGGGAGATGGTCAATCAGATTGAAAACAACATCAAACAGTCTTGTAACTACGTGGAGAAAGCAAAGGACAACACGGAGAAAGCAGTCACATATCAGCAGCAGGCACGCAAG AAAAAGATTTGGATTGCGATCTGTTTggccatcctcatcctcatcctaGTCATCTCGTTGGCCACCGCCTTCGGCACCTAA
- the stx4 gene encoding syntaxin-4 isoform X2, with product MRDRTKELGNNAETSDEDEEGTALMTKPGSSSAKEEKDNEAFFKRVKEIHEGLHSLKKMVSDLENKQKTVLGVPLPEESMKKELQTIREDIKKVATDIQKKLKSIEPKKGEDDGKYIPVNVRMQRTQHGVLSKEFVELMGYCNTIQAQYRDRNVERIQRQLKITGTNVSDEELDTMLESGQTDVFTQNILTDAKATRQALNEIESRHDEILKLERSIRDLHDMFQYLAMEVEAQGEMVNQIENNIKQSCNYVEKAKDNTEKAVTYQQQARKKKIWIAICLAILILILVISLATAFGT from the exons ATGCGGGACCGGACGAAAGAATTAGGAAAT AATGCTGAGACCtcagatgaggatgaggagggcaCAGCTCTCATGACCAAACCTGGATCCTCTTCAGCCAAAGAGGAGAAGGATAATGAAGCTTTCTTTAAAAgg GTGAAAGAAATTCACGAGGGCCTGCACAGTCTGAAGAAGATGGTGTCTGACCTggagaacaaacagaaaactgtgcTCGGTGTGCCGCTGCCAGAGGAGA GTATGAAGAAAGAGCTGCAGACAATTCGAGAGGATATTAAAAAGGTGGCGACTGATATccagaaaaagctgaaaa GTATTGAACCTAAGAAGGGAGAGGACGATGGAAAATACATCCCTGTGAATGTTCGGATGCAGCGCACACAG CACGGCGTCTTGTCCAAGGAGTTTGTGGAGCTGATGGGTTACTGTAACACCATCCAGGCCCAGTACAGAGACCGCAACGTGGAGCGGATACAGAGGCAACTTAAGATCA CTGGGACCAACGTGTCAGATGAGGAGCTCGACACTATGCTCGAAAGTGGCcagacagatgttttcactCAGAAT ATCCTGACTGATGCTAAAGCTACAAGACAGGCACTGAATGAGATCGAGTCCCGACACGACGAGATCCTGAAGCTGGAGAGGAGCATCAGAGACCTGCATGACATGTTCCAGTACCTCGCCATGGAGGTGGAGGCTCAG GGGGAGATGGTCAATCAGATTGAAAACAACATCAAACAGTCTTGTAACTACGTGGAGAAAGCAAAGGACAACACGGAGAAAGCAGTCACATATCAGCAGCAGGCACGCAAG AAAAAGATTTGGATTGCGATCTGTTTggccatcctcatcctcatcctaGTCATCTCGTTGGCCACCGCCTTCGGCACCTAA